From one Desulfurococcus sp. genomic stretch:
- a CDS encoding ABC transporter ATP-binding protein: MPSVRLVDVVKKYGRVTAVDNVSLTINDGEFFAILGSSGCGKTTTLRLIAGLEYPDEGRIFIGDEDVTELHPKDRNVAMVFQNYALYPHMTVYENIAFPLEIRKRELKLTSDDIKRMVLETARFLGIEGLLDRKPAQLSGGQQQRVALARALVRKPKVWLLDEPLSNLDAKLRLTMRTELKKLQKTLNITTVYVTHDQIEALTMADRIAVMDKGRVKQVGTPSELYYKPADMFVAGFIGVPPINFIRASFRKLSEAIKSERGIGITQPVKTFYMLEAHGLKVPVDPKIGELVEAKGISQVVIGIRPQQVKIAGDTTISDTEGEVVVAEPTGSETIVTVKLGEEYVRIHVPGSLTVEMGSKVKLSFEWDKALIFDEKTESLIA; encoded by the coding sequence ATGCCGAGTGTTAGATTAGTTGATGTCGTGAAAAAATACGGCAGGGTTACAGCCGTAGACAATGTTTCTCTAACTATAAATGATGGTGAGTTCTTCGCGATCTTAGGTTCATCAGGCTGCGGTAAGACGACTACGCTGAGACTTATTGCAGGATTAGAGTATCCTGATGAAGGCAGAATATTCATTGGTGACGAGGATGTAACAGAGCTGCATCCTAAGGACCGTAATGTCGCAATGGTGTTCCAGAACTATGCTTTATACCCGCATATGACAGTCTATGAGAACATAGCTTTCCCCCTTGAAATTAGAAAACGTGAGTTAAAGTTAACTAGTGATGACATTAAAAGGATGGTTTTAGAGACAGCTAGGTTTCTAGGGATAGAGGGACTACTGGATAGAAAGCCTGCTCAGCTTTCAGGCGGGCAGCAGCAGAGAGTAGCTTTAGCTAGAGCACTAGTTAGGAAGCCTAAGGTATGGCTTCTCGACGAGCCATTAAGCAATCTTGATGCTAAGTTAAGGCTCACAATGAGGACTGAATTAAAGAAGCTTCAGAAGACGCTCAACATAACGACAGTATACGTGACACACGACCAGATCGAGGCTTTAACTATGGCTGACAGGATAGCTGTCATGGATAAAGGGAGAGTAAAGCAGGTTGGAACACCCAGCGAGCTATACTATAAGCCAGCTGACATGTTTGTAGCCGGCTTCATAGGAGTACCCCCAATAAACTTCATAAGAGCATCGTTCAGGAAGCTTAGCGAAGCCATTAAGTCTGAGAGAGGCATCGGGATAACTCAGCCGGTTAAAACATTCTACATGCTTGAGGCACATGGATTAAAGGTTCCGGTCGACCCGAAGATAGGCGAGCTAGTAGAAGCAAAAGGGATATCACAGGTGGTAATAGGGATAAGACCACAGCAGGTTAAAATAGCTGGAGATACCACTATAAGCGATACAGAAGGAGAGGTAGTTGTAGCAGAGCCCACAGGCTCAGAGACCATAGTGACAGTAAAGCTAGGCGAGGAATACGTGAGAATACACGTTCCAGGTAGCCTGACAGTAGAAATGGGCTCTAAAGTAAAGCTTAGTTTTGAGTGGGATAAAGCACTGATATTCGATGAGAAAACAGAGAGCCTTATAGCTTAA
- a CDS encoding transcriptional regulator, which produces MEEQLDPHEVAHTRLLTGVSRILALMYLGAKRKVDFIRAGLGASTLYHNLILLEEAGLIVKRGDEYLLTEKGARLAEAIYKLLVEAKSLLGDLLQQ; this is translated from the coding sequence GTGGAGGAGCAGCTAGACCCCCATGAAGTAGCACATACAAGGCTTTTAACAGGTGTTTCGAGGATACTAGCCTTAATGTACCTCGGTGCGAAGCGTAAAGTAGACTTCATTAGGGCAGGACTGGGAGCCAGCACGCTATACCATAATTTAATACTACTGGAGGAGGCTGGATTAATTGTTAAGAGAGGCGATGAATATCTTCTCACAGAGAAGGGAGCTAGGCTTGCTGAAGCCATATACAAGCTTCTAGTTGAAGCTAAAAGCTTGCTTGGAGACCTCCTCCAGCAATAG
- a CDS encoding DUF134 domain-containing protein, translating to MPRWCWRRRKWGPGRPPKPLFLTLPPVVRVFTPDPAGSGEERLILPELEALKLVDLDGLNLDEAAALMGVGRGTVWRLLVGARAKLVRALLYGERIVIEPGGEVSEVPSTRDSGGGGGSGHS from the coding sequence ATGCCTCGATGGTGCTGGAGGAGAAGGAAGTGGGGTCCCGGCAGGCCACCTAAACCGTTATTCCTGACGCTACCCCCAGTGGTAAGAGTTTTCACGCCGGATCCTGCTGGAAGCGGAGAAGAACGCTTAATACTTCCCGAGCTTGAGGCTTTAAAGCTAGTGGATTTAGACGGCTTGAATCTAGATGAGGCGGCAGCATTAATGGGGGTGGGTAGGGGTACTGTATGGAGGCTTCTAGTAGGAGCTCGAGCTAAGCTTGTAAGAGCCCTCTTATACGGGGAGAGGATTGTTATCGAGCCTGGAGGCGAGGTTTCCGAGGTACCTTCAACTCGAGATTCCGGAGGAGGCGGGGGCTCCGGGCATAGCTGA